The sequence TTTGTGCTGTACTGTAAAAACTCACAGTAACAGAAGaggttctgtggatgcagaatgaaacgtctctacattaaagaaagaaagtccagttgccatgactcaactttcagacgaattcacctggatgactgagaatcttcacagacagtAACAGAAGAGATAATACACAAATCGAATTGGTGTGTTGATTGGTAAGCATTCAATATAACCTGACTACCATATAAACAATGTGTAGAAACTGGTTACTGGAATAAAGTGAAGGGTCTATGGTGCTTCAGACTAATGGAGGCTTAGTGAGGAAGCTCGTGGGGAACCAGCTTGTAATGAGCCCCACAGGATGGACAGCGCTGGCCCGGCCCCTGGTGCAGCCAGAACCAGACGATAGCGGTGTTGTCTTCTTCGCCTGGGTGTGTGagttaaaaattttattaaaaaaaaaaaaaaaaaaaaaaaaaaaaaaaaaacaccaacaaccacCAAACATAGTCATTAATCATTTCATCAAGCACCAGCTTTAAAGAACTTACAGACACAGCCAACAATCCTTTTGTTTGCTATGGAGGGCACCAAATGTGGGTCTTCCTTGGAACCTGCATACTCCTTTGGTTTGAACATGCTGTATGGATCCTGTAAGTGATTCATTcaagatttataaaaaaaaaaaaaaaaaaaaaaaaaacacttctcgCCTATCGCTTTGCTCAAGAAAGGGCAGGATGCCGAACTGCTCACCGTTCCCTTCTTTGTGGCATTCAACAAGACCTTCTCCAGACCCGTGGCCTGCTCTTCATCAGTGGGAATACCTGGAGGAAACAGTGTTGCTGAATTAGCTCACCAGTAGGTAGATAAAGCAGATATTACAAAATACGAAGGAAAAAAGTTTAAGCTACAGAATCAGCACGAAACCAATGATGAAAATAGCGAAAATAGTCCAATCGGCACACGGTGACTTTGTTGAAATGGTGACAGTTGGATTAACACAAAGTGACACGGACTCCCGCACCGCGCAGGTGACATTGGCGCCATTCGGGACGACACCTGAGCACTAATGACGATGGTTAATTAGCCGTATCAGACACTTCAGcacaatgagaaaaaataaaacacattcagaTACAGAGTCGCCAGGACGCGAAGCTGAAGGTGTTTCGTCTTGCGTGTAAAAGTCAGCAGCACGGTTAGCGGCTAGCCGCTAGCCGCTAGCAAAACCCCCAAAAATCCCAGCGGAGTTCCCAATTGTTGAATCGCGACCACGCTTACCTCCGGCTGCCATGCCGCGCACCGCAGCCTGCGCCGGGAAGAGCCGGCGAGAGGACACGACACGAACCGCGGACCGGAGCAGCAGCCTGGCCGTCATGTTCCTCGGTCGGGTTGCAGGCGATGACGTACGACCGTAAAAGACTTTTAATGTCTGGACCAGCGCCCCCAGTCGGCATGGGGACTACGCGAGTCAAATCGCGCATGGCATCGCTATCCAGATGTCTTAGGACACAGAAGCGTGCAAAAAGAACCCTAACCCTTGTTTCACTGACAGACCGAGaaagccgcccccccccccccccacgccatGAAACTCTTTAATTCCACAAAACcaatggggcagaggtggcctagcgggtaaagaaacagacccgtaTTCAGAaagtcacacactgctccccgggcgcctgtcatggctgcccactgctaaccaagggtgatggttaaaagcagaggactcatttcgttgtgtcactgtgtgctgtgctgtgtttccaCCTTGTCTATTTTTAAGCTTAAACGGCTGGAAACTGAATTTCCCTCTGGGATGAATaatgtatctatctatctattacGATGCTCACCACAATTAATGGCatctattgtgtgtgtgtgttggggggtatAGCTATGTATACATTATCACATCACATATAAGGACTGGCTGGGAATATGGCATTTGTAAGGTACAGATGTTCCATGAAGTGATGATCTCTAAAGCAGCTGTGAAAAAGAGCTCGCCTAGTGAACGGAGTGGGCCTGTGCTATGCTAAAACGAATCAAAATGTACTTGTTTATGGTATCGCTTCTtttataaaaagaagaaaaagttgATTAAAAAACGTATATCGTGCGAATCCTTCTGAATCCCGTATTTGAAGGAACCTCCGAATTGTGGCCGTGTTGTCGTCAGACGGTTCATATCACGTCCGGGTCCGCCGAAGCGCTTCCGGGTCGTGCGCGAAGAACGAGAACTATGATGGCTAACGCCGCGTTCCTGcgtataatatatttttaacacaCACCCCCGGTCACTTGTCGCCATCGAGCGCTGTTCGTGAGCGGGGAACGCGTTTCTGGGAGTCTTCCTTGGAGGGTTGACTTGGCGGCTTTGAGCGCAGCAGGTAAAATTCGCGGAGCCTTTGCTATTATTCTGGACGTGCTAGCGCTAAACCGCAAACGTCTCGTTTATATCTGCGTTATTGTAATGTGCAATAATATGTAACAATCTCCGTTTTTCTCAAATGTTCTGCAGTTCAATACAACGAGAAAGTCTGATCTTTTATTCTTGTTGTTTTACTACGAGGGTGGGATGACGATTTCCACCTTGCACGGACAATAAACATGTATCCTATTCTATGCTATTCTCTTCTGTTTAGTCCTTTTTCTATTCAAACAGAATGAATTTGGACCTGAAATAACGTAATTTCCGATAAAGATGG comes from Denticeps clupeoides chromosome 11, fDenClu1.1, whole genome shotgun sequence and encodes:
- the cox5bb gene encoding cytochrome c oxidase subunit 5B1 produces the protein MTARLLLRSAVRVVSSRRLFPAQAAVRGMAAGGIPTDEEQATGLEKVLLNATKKGTDPYSMFKPKEYAGSKEDPHLVPSIANKRIVGCVCEEDNTAIVWFWLHQGPGQRCPSCGAHYKLVPHELPH